Proteins from one Fragaria vesca subsp. vesca linkage group LG6, FraVesHawaii_1.0, whole genome shotgun sequence genomic window:
- the LOC101308000 gene encoding cytochrome c oxidase subunit 5b-2, mitochondrial-like isoform 1, translating to MWRRILSSAQLRTLTLAASSSSSAAAPCRSAATARSFIPKPLPRYFSATPSVDTAVKKKVEEIMPIATGHELEELAAEIQGKDILEIDHPEGPFGTKEEPAVVKSYYDKRIVGCPGGEGEDEHDVVWFWLEKNKPHECPVCSQYFVLEVVGPGGSPDHSDDHH from the exons ATGTGGCGGAGAATCCTCTCTTCGGCTCAGCTCCGAACCCTAACCCTTGCCGCCTCCTCCTCCTCCTCCGCCGCCGCCCCATGCCGATCCGCCGCCACCGCCCGCTCCTTCATCCCCAAGCCCCTTCCTCGCTACTTCAGCGCCACTCCTTCCG TGGACACTGCTGTGAAGAAGAAGGTTGAGGAGATTATGCCCATTGCGACCGGCCACGAGCTTGAGGAGCTCGCAGCTGAAATTCAG GGAAAGGATATCCTGGAAATCGACCACCCCGAAGGCCCTTTCGGCACAAAG GAAGAACCTGCAGTTGTGAAGTCCTATTACGACAAGAGAATAGTTGGATGCCCCGGTGGTGAAGGCG AGGATGAACATGATGTTGTGTGGTTTTGGCTGGAGAAGAACAAGCCACATGAATGCCCGGTCTGCTCACAGTATTTTGTG CTTGAAGTGGTTGGACCCGGCGGATCTCCAGACCACTCTGATGATCATCACTAA
- the LOC101308000 gene encoding cytochrome c oxidase subunit 5b-2, mitochondrial-like isoform 2, translated as MWRRILSSAQLRTLTLAASSSSSAAAPCRSAATARSFIPKPLPRYFSATPSVDTAVKKKVEEIMPIATGHELEELAAEIQGKDILEIDHPEGPFGTKEEPAVVKSYYDKRIVGCPGGEGEDEHDVVWFWLEKNKPHECPVCSQYFVARVKLQMNHCWVL; from the exons ATGTGGCGGAGAATCCTCTCTTCGGCTCAGCTCCGAACCCTAACCCTTGCCGCCTCCTCCTCCTCCTCCGCCGCCGCCCCATGCCGATCCGCCGCCACCGCCCGCTCCTTCATCCCCAAGCCCCTTCCTCGCTACTTCAGCGCCACTCCTTCCG TGGACACTGCTGTGAAGAAGAAGGTTGAGGAGATTATGCCCATTGCGACCGGCCACGAGCTTGAGGAGCTCGCAGCTGAAATTCAG GGAAAGGATATCCTGGAAATCGACCACCCCGAAGGCCCTTTCGGCACAAAG GAAGAACCTGCAGTTGTGAAGTCCTATTACGACAAGAGAATAGTTGGATGCCCCGGTGGTGAAGGCG AGGATGAACATGATGTTGTGTGGTTTTGGCTGGAGAAGAACAAGCCACATGAATGCCCGGTCTGCTCACAGTATTTTGTG GCACGAGTGAAACTGCAAATGAATCACTGCTGGGTGCTATAG
- the LOC101303147 gene encoding DNA (cytosine-5)-methyltransferase DRM2-like: MTTRHVVKFVKRTRWQAFLPFPLPTSFLHKQVFLFSSSSSSSFNLHHHRAPLHFHLRLKLGPSGTLEFTEIWYYYFTAFFSFNVLLIVIVKFECTLDFVQDGSSSGVEDNDIDWNTEDELELENFTLSHSSSLVLTGGEATAVSGEMGSCPSSSNSKVLDQFIGMEFSKKMVEKAIEEHGEENTEAILETLLTYSVLESSSQEQQQTDSDQFSSDYEGSFPDDFSDLDSSSDEEIMSSASEEVKLLMSLIKMGYTEEEASIAIERCGMSSSLLELTDFLSASQLAKAEDALLPLEEKPGHLHTDYAKKKRKLLVDEVSKRKRQNRLIGEDNETVRLPKPMIGFGIPAGPCQSYRNLPKPAIGPPYFYYENVALTPKGVWDTISRFLYDVPPEFVDSKYFCAAARKRGYVHNLPVENRFPLVPLPPQTIHEALPLSRKWWPSWDTRTKLNCLITCHSSAKLTERIMKALEGYDDIPPERVQRGVLNECRKWNLVWVGKNRVAPLEPDEFEMLLGFPKNHTRGISRTDRYKSLGNAFQIDTVAYHFSVLRDMFPNGMNVLSLFSGIGGAEIALHRLGIRMKNVVSLEISEVNRNVVRCWWEQTNQTGNLIHLPDVQELNADRLEQFMSAFGGFDLVVGGSPCNNLTGSNRYHRDGLEGKESSLFYHYFRILDLVKSMMAEGYR, encoded by the exons ATGACGACACGGCATGTCGTTAAGTTTGTTAAACGCACCAGGTGGCAGGCGTTTCTTCCATTTCCATTACCCACTTCATTCCTTCACAAACAAGTCTTTCTCTTCTCCTCCTCCTCCTCCTCCTCCTTCAATCTTCACCATCACAGAGCTCCTCTGCATTTTCACCTCAG GTTGAAACTTGGACCAAGTGGTACATTAGAGTTCACAGAGATATGGTACTACTACTTCACTGCTTTCTTCAGTTTCAATGTCTTG TTGATTGTGATTGTCAAGTTTGAGTGCACCCTTGA TTTTGTGCAGGATGGGAGTAGTTCTGGTGTGGAAGACAATGATATTGATTGGAACACAGAAGATGAGCTTGAATTGGAGAATTTCACGTTATCTCATTCTTCAAGTTTGGTACTTACGGGTGGCGAAGCTACTGCCGTCTCTGGGGAG ATGGGTTCATGTCCAAGTTCTTCCAATTCCAAGGTTCTTGATCAGTTTATAGGGATGGAATTTTCTAAGAAGATGGTTGAAAAAGCAATTGAGGAACATG GAGAAGAAAATACAGAGGCAATTCTGGAAACACTCCTCACCTATTCG GTTCTAGAAAGTTCTTCCCAAGAACAGCAACAAACCGATTCAGATCAGTTTTCCTCTGATTACGAAGGAAGCTTTCCGGATGACTTTTCAGATTTGGACAGCTCTAGTGATGAG GAAATCATGAGTTCTGCATCTGAGGAGGTAAAGCTACTCATGTCCTTAATCAAAATGGGGTACACAGAAGAGGAGGCTTCCATAGCTATAGAAAGATGTG GTATGAGCTCGTCACTTCTGGAATTGACTGATTTTTTATCTGCTTCTCAATTGGCAAAGGCAGAAGATGCCCTTCTTCCCCTTGAAGAAAAG CCTGGACATCTGCACACTGACTATGCTAAGAAGAAAAGGAAACTTCTGGTTGATGAAGTGTCGAAAAGGAAGAGGCAGAACAGGCTCATAGGGGAAGATAATGAGACAGTTCGTCTCCCAAAGCCAATGATTGGGTTCGGTATCCCAGCTGGACCATGCCAATCTTACAGAAATCTTCCAAAGCCAGCCATAGGACCTCCCTATTTTTATTATGAGAATGTAGCCCTTACTCCTAAAGGGGTTTGGGACACTATATCCAGATTCCTATATGACGTTCCACCTGAATTTGTTGACTCTAAGTACTTCTGTGCTGCTGCCAGAAAAAGAGGTTATGTTCACAATCTTCCAGTAGAGAATAGATTTCCTCTTGTTCCCCTTCCCCCGCAAACCATACATGAGGCATTGCCCTTGTCAAGAAAGTGGTGGCCTTCATGGGACACTCGGACAAAGCTAAATTGCTTAATAACATGCCATTCAAGTGCAAAATTAACAGAGAGGATCATGAAGGCTCTTGAGGGCTACGATGACATTCCACCGGAACGAGTCCAGCGAGGTGTATTGAATGAATGCCGTAAGTGGAATCTAGTGTGGGTTGGAAAAAATAGGGTTGCCCCTCTTGAGCCTGATGAATTTGAAATGCTTTTGGGGTTCCCAAAGAACCACACCAGGGGAATAAGCAGGACTGACAGATATAAATCACTCGGGAATGCATTTCAG ATTGACACTGTGGCATACCACTTCTCTGTTTTGCGAGACATGTTTCCTAATGGCATGAATGTCCTCTCTCTTTTCTCTGGGATAGGTGGGGCAGAGATAGCCCTTCATCGGCTTGGTATCCGTATGAAGAATGTTGTTTCTCTAGAGATTTCAGAAGTGAACAGAAACGTCGTGAGGTGTTGGTGGGAGCAAACAAATCAAACCGGGAATTTGATTCACCTTCCTGATGTGCAAGAGCTGAATGCTGACCGCTTGGAACAGTTTATGAGTGCATTTGGTGGATTCGATCTAGTAGTTGGTGGCAGTCCCTGTAACAATCTAACAGGCAGCAACAGATATCATCGAGATGGACTCGAGGGTAAAGAATCGTCACTTTTCTATCATTACTTTCGCATACTGGACTTGGTTAAGTCTATGATGGCAGAGGGATATAGGTGA